In Mycobacterium sp. Aquia_216, a genomic segment contains:
- a CDS encoding carboxymuconolactone decarboxylase family protein: MTRIAPSTAFAAIPTEDLGQGDRINLGVASIVSRLPAAAEALGGLTAALRANGSLSPRLLELVRLRIAFFNQCRSCIAVRYQSAIDDGLDEDAVCSLERPTEAGNLSDAERSALRFAELFATNHLAIDDAVYDELRAHFTEDQLVELGLHCAIALGVGRLSATWDVSDDLPESNGSVERLAPWNSASVVATG, translated from the coding sequence GTGACACGAATCGCGCCATCCACGGCCTTCGCGGCGATACCGACCGAAGACCTCGGACAAGGGGATCGGATCAACCTCGGCGTAGCTTCCATCGTGAGTCGCCTTCCCGCGGCGGCCGAGGCCTTGGGCGGTTTGACCGCGGCGCTGCGCGCCAACGGGAGTTTGTCGCCCCGGCTGCTCGAGCTGGTGCGGCTGCGCATTGCCTTCTTCAACCAGTGCCGAAGCTGCATTGCGGTCCGCTACCAAAGTGCCATCGACGACGGTCTCGACGAGGATGCGGTCTGCTCGCTGGAACGACCGACCGAAGCGGGTAACCTTTCGGACGCCGAGCGGTCGGCGCTTCGCTTCGCGGAGTTGTTCGCGACCAACCATCTCGCCATCGACGACGCGGTCTACGACGAGTTGCGCGCCCATTTCACCGAAGACCAGCTGGTGGAACTGGGCCTGCACTGCGCAATCGCGCTGGGGGTCGGGCGGCTCTCAGCGACGTGGGACGTCAGTGATGATCTGCCCGAATCGAACGGCTCAGTCGAGCGCCTGGCGCCCTGGAACTCCGCGTCGGTGGTTGCGACCGGTTAG